The Ramlibacter algicola genome segment AGCGCGAGGTGCTGGAAGTGGTCAAGGGCGCCAAGCCCTGGGGCGTCGACGTCATCGACGTGCGCATCACGCGCGCCGACTACGTCGAGGCCATCACCGAATCGGTCTACCGCCGCATGGAAGCTGAGCGCAAGCGCGTGGCCAACGAACTGCGCTCCACCGGCGCCGCCGAGGGCGAGAAGATCCGTGCGGACGCCGACCGCCAGCGCGAGATCACGATCGCCAACGCGTATCGCGACGCGCAGAAGATCAAGGGCGACGGCGACGCGCAGGCTGCGGCGATCTACGGCGAGTCGTTCGGCCGTGATCCGCAGTTCGCCCAGTTCTACCGCAGCCTCGAGGCCTACCGCGCCACCTTCAACAAGAAGGGCGACGTGATGGTGCTCGACCCGCAGGGCACCGAGTTCTTCAAGGCCTTCCGCGGCTCCGGCGCCGCGGCGCCCGCCGGCAAGAAGTAAGCCGCCTTGGGCAGCGACGTGTTCTGGGCGGCGCTGGCGCTGGCGCTGGTGCTGGAGGGGCTGATGCCCCTCATCTCCCCGCGCACGTGGCGCGGCACGTTCGAGAAGCTGCTGCAACTGCGCGACGGCCAGCTGCGCTTCTTCGGGCTGTGCAGCGTCCTCCTCGGCCTCGCGCTGCTCTGGTTCGCGCTGTAGGCCGGGGCTCCGGCTGGGCCGCGGAGCGCGGCCGGTACAATGCCGTTTTTAACGACGCGCGTTTCTGCATGTCCGCCTGGCTCCTGCCGGATCACATCGCCGACGTCCTGCCCTCGGAAGCCCGGCACATCGAGGAGCTGCGGCGCCAGCTGCTCGACACGGCCCGCGGCTACGGCTGCGAGCTGGTGATGCCGCCGCTGCTGGAGCACCTCGAGTCGCTGCTCACCGGCACCGGCGAGGCGCTCGACCTCCAGACCTTCAAGCTCGTGGACCAGTTGTCCGGCCGCACGCTGGGCCTGCGCGCGGACACGACGCCGCAGGTCGCCCGCATCGATGCGCACCTGCTCAATCGCGCCGGCGTCACCCGCCTGTGCTACTGCGGTCCCGTGCTGCACACGCGCCCGGACCGGCCGCATGCGACGCGCGAGCCGCTGCAGTTCGGCGCCGAGATCTACGGCCACGCCGGCCTCGAGGCCGACCTCGAAGTGCTGCTGCTGGGCCTCGATTGCCTGAAGGCCGCTGGCGTGGGCGACGTCACGGTCGACCTGGCCGACGCCCGCATCGTCCGCTCGCTGTTCGCCGGCGCGCCTGTCGACGCGCAGGTGCTGCGCGACGTGCACGCCGCGCTCGCCGCGAAAGACGCTCCCGCACTCGTGCAGCTCACCAGGTCCTTCCCTGCTGCTTCCCGCGAAGGGCTGGCGGCCCTGGTGAACCTGTACGGCGACGCCAAGATGCTGGACGAAGCGCGGCGCGTCCTGCCTCCCATGCCCGCCATCGCGCAGGCGCTGGACCAGCTCGCGTCCATCGGCGCGCAGGTGCCCGGCGCGACGGTGAGCTACGACCTGGCCGACCTGCGCGGCTACGCGTACTACAGCGGCATCCGCTTCGCCGTCTACACGCCGGGCGCCAGCGACGCGCTGGTGCGCGGCGGCCGCTACGACGAGGTCGGCGCGGTGTTCGGCCGCAACCGGCCCGCGGCCGGTTTTTCGCTCGACGTCAAGGCGCTGGTGGGCGTGCTGCCCAAGCGGCCGCTGCGTGCGGCGATCCGCGCCCCGTGGGGCCAGGAGCCCGCGCTACGCGAAGCCATCGCCCGCCTGCGCGGCGAGGGCGAGACCGTGGTCTGCATGCTTCCCGGGCACGAGGGCGACCTGGACGAGTTCCAGTGCGACCGCCAGCTGGTTGCCGACGGCGCCCGCTGGGTCGTGCGCCCGCTCTGATTCCACAATT includes the following:
- a CDS encoding DUF2065 domain-containing protein, translating into MGSDVFWAALALALVLEGLMPLISPRTWRGTFEKLLQLRDGQLRFFGLCSVLLGLALLWFAL
- the hflC gene encoding protease modulator HflC, whose translation is MNRIGFFAASALIALALLSSMLFVVDQRQFGVVYALGQIKEVITEPGLNFKLPPPFQNVSYIDKRLLTLDITDPEPMLTLEKQRVVVDWYVRWRITDPAAYVRNVGLDEQAGANQLSRVVRNAFQEEINKVTVRELLSSKREKLMTDVKREVLEVVKGAKPWGVDVIDVRITRADYVEAITESVYRRMEAERKRVANELRSTGAAEGEKIRADADRQREITIANAYRDAQKIKGDGDAQAAAIYGESFGRDPQFAQFYRSLEAYRATFNKKGDVMVLDPQGTEFFKAFRGSGAAAPAGKK
- a CDS encoding ATP phosphoribosyltransferase regulatory subunit, with the protein product MSAWLLPDHIADVLPSEARHIEELRRQLLDTARGYGCELVMPPLLEHLESLLTGTGEALDLQTFKLVDQLSGRTLGLRADTTPQVARIDAHLLNRAGVTRLCYCGPVLHTRPDRPHATREPLQFGAEIYGHAGLEADLEVLLLGLDCLKAAGVGDVTVDLADARIVRSLFAGAPVDAQVLRDVHAALAAKDAPALVQLTRSFPAASREGLAALVNLYGDAKMLDEARRVLPPMPAIAQALDQLASIGAQVPGATVSYDLADLRGYAYYSGIRFAVYTPGASDALVRGGRYDEVGAVFGRNRPAAGFSLDVKALVGVLPKRPLRAAIRAPWGQEPALREAIARLRGEGETVVCMLPGHEGDLDEFQCDRQLVADGARWVVRPL